From Mycolicibacterium nivoides, a single genomic window includes:
- a CDS encoding HAD family hydrolase, translating to MPSLQEKSWRAGRFWWDCPQTEAPVHPLRAVVFDLDALSDLDLEGHRVVFNAAFAAHGLPIQWSVGRYQQLLALHDERQRVTAELRKRCVGTECDVLTEVLADEICMTKDMMFDEMILEAGLTPRPGLDDLVNDAFLAGLPVAVVAAGRRRWAEPLVRQLVGDGLVETVVTTDDVSATGAELYRHALAELGVAGHDALAMAGSAAGLRAANGAGMASVLIDPDAGAGVFAAVAVRPDFTGADPLRLPVCQRLHSQWWAQRSPSAA from the coding sequence GTGCCCTCACTACAAGAGAAGTCATGGCGTGCCGGACGGTTCTGGTGGGACTGTCCGCAGACCGAAGCTCCTGTCCATCCGCTGCGTGCGGTGGTCTTCGACCTCGATGCACTGTCGGACCTCGACCTGGAGGGGCATCGCGTCGTCTTCAACGCGGCCTTCGCTGCGCACGGTCTGCCCATCCAGTGGAGCGTCGGCCGCTATCAGCAGCTTCTCGCGCTGCACGACGAGCGTCAGCGGGTCACCGCCGAACTGCGTAAGCGGTGCGTCGGCACGGAGTGCGATGTACTCACCGAGGTGCTCGCCGACGAGATCTGCATGACCAAGGACATGATGTTCGACGAGATGATCCTCGAGGCCGGCCTGACGCCACGGCCTGGCCTCGATGATCTGGTGAATGACGCGTTCCTGGCCGGTCTGCCGGTCGCGGTCGTCGCCGCAGGCCGTCGGCGCTGGGCCGAGCCCCTGGTGCGCCAGCTCGTCGGTGACGGCCTGGTGGAAACGGTCGTCACCACCGATGACGTGAGCGCCACCGGGGCCGAGCTGTACCGGCACGCCCTGGCCGAACTGGGAGTGGCGGGCCACGACGCGTTGGCCATGGCCGGCTCGGCCGCGGGTCTGCGTGCCGCCAACGGCGCCGGGATGGCCAGCGTTCTCATCGACCCCGATGCCGGTGCCGGTGTATTCGCCGCGGTGGCGGTGCGGCCGGACTTCACCGGCGCCGACCCGCTGCGCCTGCCGGTATGCCAGCGCCTGCACAGCCAGTGGTGGGCTCAGCGCAGCCCGTCAGCCGCGTAG
- a CDS encoding response regulator — translation MAPSNPVRLVLVDDHEMVIEGLKAMLAAFNDRVEVVGQAVGAERALSVIETLNPDIVLCDVRMEGSSGLDLCRVLRERDPDRKVVMLSVYDDEQYLFQALRVGASGYLLKSISSDELVRQLEFAHSGQTAIDPGMAARAAGTAARLQRDEFWPGVRQGLTQRESEILSFVVAGLSNRGIANKLVIGEETVKTHLRSIYRKLGVSDRAGAVATALREGIYQ, via the coding sequence ATGGCGCCCTCCAATCCAGTGCGCCTTGTGCTGGTCGACGACCATGAGATGGTCATCGAGGGTCTCAAGGCCATGCTTGCTGCGTTCAACGACCGGGTCGAGGTGGTCGGCCAGGCCGTAGGCGCCGAGCGTGCCCTGAGCGTGATCGAGACGCTCAACCCCGACATCGTGCTGTGTGACGTGCGGATGGAGGGTTCCAGCGGGCTGGACCTGTGCCGGGTGCTGCGGGAGCGGGATCCCGACCGCAAGGTGGTCATGTTGTCGGTCTACGACGACGAGCAGTACCTGTTCCAGGCGCTGCGGGTGGGCGCCTCCGGATATCTGCTCAAGAGCATCAGCAGTGACGAACTGGTGCGTCAGCTCGAATTCGCCCACAGCGGCCAGACCGCGATCGATCCGGGCATGGCGGCTCGCGCGGCCGGTACCGCGGCCCGACTGCAGCGCGACGAGTTCTGGCCGGGAGTCCGGCAGGGGCTGACCCAGCGTGAGAGCGAGATCCTGTCCTTCGTCGTCGCAGGCTTGTCCAACCGTGGGATCGCCAACAAGCTGGTGATCGGCGAGGAGACCGTGAAGACCCACCTGCGCTCCATCTATCGCAAGCTCGGGGTCAGCGACCGGGCCGGCGCGGTGGCGACAGCACTGCGTGAAGGCATCTACCAATGA
- a CDS encoding SRPBCC family protein, with the protein MSLPALEDITAHRATRTPLDGLIRIETSPKEQATPIIMDMMRSVYPHDQVFGQYCTVNDYIECPPDELFDYLSDTRCLEEWTYSLRGFTPTEEPGLWLAHDRLGAGPSGPGSAIYTRTVANRDALTVDYHCAWDQGKHLWMIYLMRIVDAQVVLDKPGSVVLWTNCHHPFYDENPYPETAPPARPVWVGDFWDMFGPGHLLELRNLKAIAEYRHRNGLPVTPAWMK; encoded by the coding sequence ATGTCACTGCCCGCGCTTGAAGACATCACGGCCCATCGGGCCACCCGCACCCCGCTCGACGGACTGATCCGGATCGAGACCTCACCCAAGGAACAGGCCACGCCGATCATCATGGACATGATGCGGTCGGTCTACCCGCATGACCAGGTATTCGGTCAGTACTGCACGGTCAACGACTACATCGAGTGTCCACCCGACGAGTTGTTCGACTACCTGTCCGACACCCGCTGCCTGGAGGAGTGGACCTACAGCCTGCGCGGTTTCACCCCGACCGAAGAGCCCGGGTTGTGGCTTGCCCATGACCGGCTCGGCGCCGGGCCGTCGGGGCCGGGCAGCGCGATCTACACCCGCACCGTGGCCAACCGCGACGCGCTCACCGTGGACTATCACTGCGCCTGGGATCAGGGCAAGCATCTGTGGATGATCTACCTGATGCGGATCGTCGATGCGCAGGTGGTCTTGGACAAGCCGGGATCGGTTGTGCTGTGGACGAATTGCCACCATCCGTTCTACGACGAGAACCCGTACCCGGAGACAGCGCCCCCGGCGCGACCGGTCTGGGTGGGCGACTTCTGGGACATGTTCGGTCCCGGCCACCTGCTGGAATTGCGAAACCTCAAGGCAATCGCCGAATACCGGCACCGCAACGGCCTGCCGGTCACGCCGGCATGGATGAAGTGA
- a CDS encoding anti-sigma factor family protein: protein MTQFGVPHIPDPVEFDRYRTWDAAYVLGSLESSERREYEAHLEGCERCRSAVAELTGMPALLAMLDLDDVLALESEQPDPPLPPEVLQSVLAKVSWGRRRSRWVTTAAVGVAAALLAIGVVVGVRPEVFGLHSGTEQQTSEMLAMSKVSETPINASIAMTSYSWGTRIDMACSYGSWGKQDAPPQNLGMVVIGRDGSRNEIATWLGLSGATALPSGNTQMPKADIAAVQLVTSPDGKVLLEKQL from the coding sequence ATGACACAGTTCGGTGTACCCCACATTCCTGATCCGGTCGAATTCGATCGTTACCGGACCTGGGATGCGGCCTACGTGCTGGGATCGCTGGAAAGCAGCGAGCGACGCGAGTACGAGGCTCATCTGGAGGGCTGCGAGCGGTGCCGTTCCGCGGTGGCCGAGTTGACCGGAATGCCCGCGCTGCTGGCCATGCTCGACCTCGACGACGTGCTTGCCCTCGAATCCGAACAGCCCGATCCGCCGCTGCCCCCCGAGGTGCTGCAGTCCGTGCTGGCCAAGGTCAGCTGGGGACGGCGCCGTTCGCGGTGGGTGACTACGGCGGCGGTGGGCGTGGCCGCGGCACTGCTGGCGATCGGTGTGGTGGTCGGTGTCCGGCCGGAAGTTTTCGGCCTGCACAGCGGCACCGAACAACAGACCTCGGAGATGCTGGCGATGAGCAAGGTCTCCGAAACGCCCATCAATGCCAGCATCGCGATGACCAGTTACTCCTGGGGCACCCGGATCGACATGGCCTGCAGTTACGGGAGCTGGGGCAAGCAGGATGCGCCCCCGCAGAACCTGGGCATGGTGGTGATCGGCCGGGACGGCAGCCGCAACGAGATCGCGACGTGGCTCGGGCTGTCCGGCGCCACCGCGCTGCCCAGTGGCAATACCCAGATGCCGAAGGCGGATATCGCTGCGGTGCAACTGGTTACGTCCCCCGACGGCAAGGTTCTGCTGGAAAAGCAGCTCTGA
- a CDS encoding pyridoxal phosphate-dependent aminotransferase gives MVAPRTALSDVVGALPQAVNPLALSLNECPFPPLPAVRSALRACDEAANRYPEFLPQRLRSLIADHDGMAEEQVIVGAGATGVIMQVLHAVTSPGDTMVMAEPTFDGYPIFAQMARLRTVTIPLDAHGHHDLDAMAEAGKGARVVVVCRPHNPTGTIEPAIEIERLLTRLPEDTVVLLDEAYVEFLAAGQRIDGPNLVARFGNVVVVRTFSKAYGLAGLRIGYGFCAPDLGRQLWRMQLPFGIGLSAQVAVAASYDAEDQLRQRIRMIAAERRYLQTRLRALGVYSTDGQANFVYLPGGSLPWPEVFDGTGLQLRHYADGGVRITIGSRQSTRAVLGAVTAAA, from the coding sequence ATGGTGGCACCCCGCACCGCGCTGTCCGACGTCGTCGGCGCGCTGCCGCAGGCGGTCAATCCGTTGGCGCTGTCGCTCAACGAATGCCCGTTTCCGCCGCTGCCAGCGGTGCGCTCAGCGCTGCGTGCGTGCGATGAGGCAGCCAATCGGTATCCGGAATTCCTGCCGCAGCGGTTGCGCTCGCTGATCGCCGATCACGACGGGATGGCCGAGGAACAGGTGATCGTCGGTGCCGGCGCCACCGGGGTCATCATGCAGGTACTGCATGCGGTGACCAGTCCGGGCGACACCATGGTGATGGCGGAGCCCACGTTCGACGGGTATCCGATCTTTGCGCAGATGGCACGGTTGCGGACGGTGACGATTCCGCTCGACGCGCACGGCCACCATGATCTGGACGCGATGGCCGAGGCCGGGAAGGGCGCGAGGGTCGTGGTGGTCTGCAGGCCGCACAACCCGACGGGCACCATCGAACCGGCGATCGAGATCGAGCGCCTCCTGACCCGGCTTCCCGAGGACACCGTCGTGCTGCTGGACGAGGCATACGTGGAGTTCCTGGCCGCCGGACAGCGCATCGACGGGCCGAACCTGGTGGCCCGGTTCGGAAATGTCGTGGTGGTGCGCACCTTTTCGAAGGCCTACGGACTGGCCGGGCTGCGGATCGGCTACGGGTTCTGCGCCCCCGATCTCGGTCGTCAGCTGTGGCGGATGCAGCTGCCGTTCGGAATCGGGCTCAGCGCCCAGGTGGCCGTCGCCGCCTCGTACGATGCGGAAGATCAGCTGCGCCAACGCATCCGGATGATCGCCGCTGAACGGCGCTACCTGCAGACGCGTTTGCGGGCACTGGGTGTCTACAGCACGGACGGGCAGGCCAACTTCGTGTACCTGCCCGGCGGGTCCCTGCCGTGGCCGGAGGTGTTCGATGGCACCGGACTTCAGCTCCGTCACTATGCCGACGGCGGGGTGCGGATCACCATCGGATCGCGGCAGTCCACCCGTGCGGTGCTGGGTGCGGTGACAGCGGCCGCCTGA
- the mmsB gene encoding 3-hydroxyisobutyrate dehydrogenase, whose translation MSTIAFLGLGNMGGPMAANLVTAGHTVRGFDPVPAAQEAAKTNGVNVFGTGAEAVAGADVVITMLPNGALVKSCYAEVLPAAADGALFIDSSTISVDDAREVHKLALDHGFAQLDAPVSGGVKGAVAGTLAFMVGGEDEAVERGRTVLEPMAGKIIHCGATGAGQAAKVCNNMVLAVQQIAVGEAFVLAEKLGLDKQALFDVITGATGNCWAVHTNCPVPGPVPTSPANNDFKPGFATALMNKDLGLAMAAVESTGSSAPLGTHAAEIYAKFAVDHADKDFSAVIETLRS comes from the coding sequence GTGAGCACGATCGCGTTCTTGGGGCTGGGCAACATGGGCGGGCCGATGGCCGCCAACCTGGTGACCGCCGGGCACACCGTGCGCGGCTTCGATCCGGTTCCCGCCGCACAGGAGGCGGCAAAGACCAACGGCGTCAACGTGTTCGGCACCGGCGCGGAGGCTGTTGCCGGCGCTGACGTGGTGATCACCATGCTGCCCAACGGCGCGTTGGTGAAGAGCTGTTACGCCGAGGTGCTGCCTGCCGCCGCCGACGGGGCACTGTTCATCGACAGCTCGACGATCTCGGTCGACGATGCCCGCGAGGTGCACAAGCTTGCGCTCGATCACGGCTTCGCCCAGCTCGACGCCCCGGTTTCCGGTGGTGTCAAGGGCGCGGTGGCCGGGACGCTGGCCTTCATGGTGGGTGGCGAGGACGAGGCGGTCGAGCGTGGCCGCACGGTGCTGGAACCCATGGCGGGCAAGATCATTCACTGCGGTGCCACCGGGGCGGGCCAGGCCGCCAAGGTGTGCAACAACATGGTGCTGGCGGTGCAGCAGATCGCCGTCGGCGAGGCGTTCGTGCTGGCCGAGAAATTGGGCCTGGACAAGCAGGCGCTGTTCGACGTGATCACGGGCGCGACCGGCAACTGCTGGGCCGTGCACACGAACTGCCCGGTTCCCGGCCCGGTGCCCACCTCCCCGGCGAACAACGATTTCAAGCCGGGGTTCGCCACCGCGCTGATGAACAAGGACCTGGGCCTGGCGATGGCCGCCGTCGAGTCCACGGGTTCGTCGGCCCCGCTGGGCACGCACGCCGCCGAGATCTATGCGAAGTTCGCCGTCGACCATGCGGACAAGGATTTCAGCGCGGTCATCGAGACGCTGCGCAGCTGA
- a CDS encoding 3-oxoacyl-ACP synthase III family protein, whose translation MTANTSAKSPVSLIDVSTYLPGDPIGADYYAGFAETDELAENVMFRAPKFRHHVAPEETAIDMVERAAAGLIERHGSDVITAADVLITHTQLPDMPFYGGGGGMAHRLGMKPDWVIDLHNGGCAAFVLGLKVARTLLSAGEGRTAVIAIAQNAAGTVFDQPTVRRKSQASVPGDGAAVALVTLSDSSPILDIECRTYGEYAGDMTLAIDPPAKWWQARTGEASIGFTESKITKVLARGNRQVPEVSYAVCDRIGVQPKDIDLLVTNQPNRVFLRNWREALELPPERHVDTFDDCGNLFAAGIPVNFDRAVTDGRVKAGDTVLMAAFAHAGDFAGAAAVRWGGRPGTGGELGNG comes from the coding sequence ATGACTGCGAATACGTCCGCGAAGAGCCCCGTCAGCCTCATCGACGTGTCCACGTACCTGCCCGGTGATCCGATCGGTGCCGACTACTACGCCGGGTTCGCCGAAACAGATGAGTTGGCCGAGAACGTGATGTTCCGCGCGCCGAAGTTCCGTCATCATGTGGCGCCGGAGGAAACCGCGATCGACATGGTCGAGCGGGCCGCTGCCGGGTTGATCGAGCGGCACGGTTCCGACGTCATCACCGCGGCCGATGTGCTGATCACACACACTCAGCTGCCCGACATGCCGTTCTACGGTGGCGGTGGCGGCATGGCGCACCGGCTGGGGATGAAACCCGACTGGGTGATCGACCTGCACAACGGTGGGTGCGCGGCTTTCGTGCTCGGGCTCAAGGTGGCCCGCACGCTGTTGAGCGCGGGGGAGGGCCGGACCGCGGTGATCGCGATCGCCCAGAACGCCGCGGGCACGGTCTTCGACCAGCCGACCGTCCGGCGCAAATCCCAGGCCTCGGTCCCCGGTGACGGCGCGGCGGTCGCGCTGGTGACGCTGTCGGACTCCTCGCCCATCCTCGACATCGAATGCCGCACGTACGGCGAGTACGCGGGTGATATGACCCTCGCGATCGACCCGCCGGCCAAGTGGTGGCAGGCCCGTACCGGGGAGGCTTCCATCGGCTTCACCGAGAGCAAGATCACCAAGGTGCTGGCCCGGGGCAACCGGCAGGTTCCCGAGGTGTCCTATGCGGTCTGCGACCGGATCGGTGTGCAGCCCAAGGACATCGACCTGTTGGTCACCAATCAGCCCAACCGGGTGTTCCTGCGCAACTGGCGCGAGGCGCTGGAGCTGCCCCCCGAACGCCACGTCGATACTTTCGATGACTGCGGAAACCTTTTCGCCGCAGGCATTCCCGTCAATTTCGACCGGGCCGTCACCGACGGGCGGGTGAAGGCCGGCGATACCGTGCTGATGGCCGCCTTCGCCCACGCCGGTGACTTCGCCGGGGCGGCCGCGGTGCGGTGGGGCGGCCGCCCCGGCACCGGCGGCGAGCTGGGGAACGGGTGA
- a CDS encoding acyl-CoA dehydrogenase family protein — protein MNLHDLDEDERVIAETAAAFAEKRIAPYALEWDETHHFPTDVLREAAELGMGAIYCGEDAGGSGLRRLDAVRIFEALAAADPTLAAFLSIHNMCAWMVDSFGTEEQRKTWVPRLASMEAIASYCLTEPGAGSDAAALRTRAVRDGSDYVLDGVKQFISGAGSSDVYVVMARTGADGPKGISAFVVEKDAAGLSFGAQEQKMGWNAQPTAQVIFEGVRVPAEALLGSTEGTGFGIAMNGLNGGRINIAACSLGGAQAAYDKALGYLADRQAFGGALLDEPTIRFTLADMATGLETSRNMLWRAASALDANHPDKVTLCAMAKLYVTDKCFEVADQALQLHGGYGYLREYGLEKIVRDLRVHRILEGTNEIMRVVIGRSESARARATG, from the coding sequence GTGAATCTGCACGACCTGGACGAAGACGAACGCGTGATCGCCGAGACGGCGGCCGCGTTCGCCGAAAAGCGCATCGCGCCATACGCGTTGGAATGGGATGAGACCCATCACTTCCCCACCGACGTGTTGCGCGAGGCGGCCGAACTCGGCATGGGCGCCATCTACTGCGGTGAGGACGCGGGCGGCAGCGGGCTGCGCCGGCTGGATGCGGTGCGCATCTTCGAGGCGCTCGCCGCGGCCGACCCCACCCTGGCGGCGTTCCTGTCCATCCACAACATGTGCGCGTGGATGGTGGACAGCTTCGGCACCGAGGAGCAGCGCAAGACCTGGGTACCCAGGCTGGCGTCGATGGAGGCCATCGCCAGCTACTGCCTCACCGAACCGGGTGCCGGCTCGGACGCCGCGGCGCTGCGGACCAGAGCGGTCCGCGACGGCAGCGACTACGTCCTCGACGGGGTCAAGCAGTTCATCTCCGGCGCAGGCAGTTCCGATGTGTACGTGGTGATGGCCCGCACCGGTGCCGACGGCCCGAAGGGCATTTCCGCGTTCGTCGTCGAAAAGGACGCGGCGGGGCTGAGTTTCGGCGCACAGGAGCAGAAGATGGGCTGGAATGCCCAGCCCACCGCTCAGGTGATCTTCGAAGGTGTCCGGGTTCCGGCCGAGGCGCTGCTGGGCAGCACCGAGGGCACCGGTTTCGGGATCGCGATGAACGGACTGAACGGCGGCCGGATCAACATCGCCGCCTGCTCGCTCGGCGGAGCGCAGGCCGCCTACGACAAGGCACTGGGCTATCTGGCCGACCGCCAGGCGTTCGGCGGGGCCCTGCTCGACGAGCCGACCATCCGGTTCACCCTCGCCGATATGGCCACCGGCCTGGAGACGTCACGAAACATGTTGTGGCGGGCGGCCTCCGCGCTGGACGCCAACCATCCCGACAAGGTCACGCTGTGCGCGATGGCCAAGCTGTATGTCACCGACAAGTGCTTCGAGGTGGCCGATCAGGCGCTGCAGTTGCACGGCGGCTACGGGTATCTGCGCGAGTACGGTCTGGAGAAAATCGTCCGGGATCTGCGGGTGCACCGCATTCTTGAGGGAACCAACGAAATCATGCGCGTGGTCATCGGCCGATCCGAATCGGCCCGGGCCCGCGCCACCGGATAG
- a CDS encoding MarR family transcriptional regulator — translation MPSPPDKRDPIAQARANWEAAGWGDVAGGMVAVTSVMRAHQILLARVESALRPYDLSFSRFELLRLLAFSRSGALPITKASDRLQVHVTSVTHAIRRLEANGLVERIPHPTDGRTTLVQITKLGRSTVEDATVTLNEQVFADVGMSDEQSQALVASIETLRRHSGDF, via the coding sequence GTGCCCTCGCCACCAGACAAACGTGACCCCATCGCGCAGGCCCGCGCGAACTGGGAGGCCGCCGGCTGGGGCGATGTGGCCGGCGGGATGGTCGCGGTGACGTCGGTGATGCGGGCCCACCAGATTCTGCTGGCCCGGGTGGAGTCCGCGCTGCGGCCTTACGATCTGAGCTTCTCGCGATTCGAACTGCTGCGGCTGCTGGCCTTCAGCCGGTCCGGCGCGCTGCCGATCACGAAGGCCTCCGACCGCCTCCAGGTACACGTCACCAGCGTCACGCACGCCATCCGGCGCTTGGAGGCCAACGGTCTGGTGGAGCGCATCCCGCACCCCACTGACGGGCGCACCACGCTCGTGCAGATCACGAAGCTCGGGCGCTCGACGGTCGAGGACGCCACCGTGACCCTGAACGAGCAGGTGTTCGCCGACGTCGGGATGTCGGATGAACAGTCCCAGGCCCTGGTGGCGTCGATCGAGACGCTGCGCCGACACTCCGGGGATTTCTGA
- a CDS encoding GAF domain-containing sensor histidine kinase: MTDKPARELGPIDLTADRELALLRELIRAASSGPGVEPLAAAAARMITEATATDVCFVHVLDDSERALTLAGATPPFDAEIGKIRLPLGQGISGWVADHRQPVVISHDKESDPRYKPFESLRGRDFTSMVSVPMETGPGGLVGVLNVHTVDRREFTPRDVELLLVIGRLIAGALHQARLHRQLVARERAHENFVEQVIEAQELERRRLAGDIHDGISQRLVTLSYRLDAAARAVEPQAVAEQLAAARELVALTLQEARAAISGLRPPVLDDLGLSGGLASLARSIPRVEIDVDLAETRVPDHIELALYRIAQECLQNVVKHAEADRARLTFAVDDGVARLEIVDDGKGFDTFEHPLGSDEMGGYGLLSMAERAEIVGGRLHIRSRPGAGTTVTAVIPLPSVSE, translated from the coding sequence ATGACCGACAAACCGGCACGTGAACTCGGCCCGATCGACCTCACCGCCGACCGTGAACTGGCCCTGCTGCGCGAACTCATCCGGGCCGCGTCGAGCGGCCCGGGTGTGGAGCCGCTGGCCGCCGCGGCGGCCCGGATGATCACCGAGGCCACCGCCACCGACGTGTGCTTCGTACACGTGCTCGATGATTCGGAACGCGCCCTGACCCTGGCCGGGGCCACGCCGCCGTTCGATGCCGAGATCGGCAAGATCCGGCTCCCGCTCGGGCAGGGCATCTCCGGTTGGGTGGCCGACCACCGCCAGCCCGTGGTGATCAGCCACGACAAGGAATCCGATCCCCGCTACAAGCCGTTCGAGTCGCTACGCGGGCGTGATTTCACCTCGATGGTGTCGGTCCCGATGGAGACCGGGCCCGGCGGGCTCGTCGGCGTGCTCAACGTGCACACCGTCGACCGCCGCGAGTTCACCCCGCGCGACGTGGAGTTGCTGCTGGTCATCGGCAGGCTGATCGCCGGAGCCTTGCACCAGGCCCGGCTGCACCGCCAGCTGGTGGCTCGTGAGCGGGCGCACGAGAATTTCGTCGAGCAGGTGATCGAGGCGCAGGAACTCGAGCGGCGCCGGTTGGCCGGCGACATTCACGACGGCATCTCCCAGCGGTTGGTGACGCTGTCCTACCGGCTCGACGCCGCGGCCCGCGCGGTCGAGCCGCAGGCGGTGGCCGAGCAGTTGGCCGCCGCGCGCGAACTGGTCGCCCTTACGCTGCAGGAGGCGCGGGCCGCGATCAGCGGGCTGCGTCCGCCCGTTCTCGACGACCTCGGCTTGTCTGGCGGGCTGGCCAGCCTGGCCCGGTCGATCCCGCGCGTGGAGATCGATGTCGACCTCGCGGAGACCCGGGTGCCCGACCACATCGAGCTGGCCCTTTACCGGATCGCCCAGGAATGCCTGCAGAACGTGGTCAAACACGCCGAGGCGGACCGGGCCCGGCTCACCTTCGCCGTCGACGACGGTGTGGCCCGGCTCGAAATCGTCGACGACGGCAAGGGGTTCGACACGTTCGAGCATCCGCTGGGCAGTGACGAGATGGGCGGCTACGGGTTGCTGTCGATGGCCGAGCGGGCCGAGATCGTCGGCGGCCGGCTGCACATCCGGTCGCGGCCCGGTGCGGGCACCACGGTGACCGCGGTCATCCCCCTGCCGTCGGTGAGCGAGTAG
- a CDS encoding thiamine pyrophosphate-binding protein, which yields MVETHRVVDHIVGYLAANGVSHIFGVDGANIEDLYDAAYFRDDITAVLAKHEFSAATMADGYSRSGAGIGVVAATSGGGCLNTVPGLAESLASRVPVLALIGQAPTTLDGHGAFQDTSGDNGSLDGHALFSAVSVYCRRVLTPADILTALPEALAAARTGGPAVLLLPKNIQQAELRVNGKADGSGNGRAGGSIGTEPRHSDLGPLERALRGVDGPITIIAGEQVARDDARAELERLRATLRARVATVPDAKDVAGTPGLGSSSALGVAGVMGHPGVSAAAAQSAMCLLVGTRMTVTARAGLDEALGQVATYSIGSQVPFPACTHVHSDDLRQSLTMLARALSGPGRPVQVRVPDLVPRTELRPPSHDGPGIRYRDAMAVLDEALPDGTDIVVDAGNVGASAIHYLPARRDGRFMVALGMGGMGYSFGAGIGMTFHRASATGAVTDRRTAVIAGDGSFFMHGMEIHTALQYRLPITFVLFDNHAHAMCVTREQLFYDDRYSYNRFGPSRLGAGLAAMFPGLPAYDVTELRQLPRALGMALDTDGPSVLSIECSADEIPPFAAFLTTTDSTPSIAQENRSHVTARA from the coding sequence ATGGTCGAGACGCACAGGGTGGTGGACCACATCGTCGGCTATCTGGCCGCGAATGGGGTCTCGCACATCTTCGGCGTGGACGGTGCCAACATCGAGGACCTCTATGACGCGGCGTACTTTCGTGACGACATCACCGCGGTGCTGGCGAAACACGAATTCTCCGCTGCCACAATGGCGGACGGGTACAGCCGCAGCGGCGCCGGAATCGGCGTGGTGGCGGCAACATCGGGTGGTGGTTGCCTCAACACCGTGCCCGGACTGGCAGAATCGCTGGCCAGCCGGGTTCCCGTGCTGGCCCTGATCGGCCAGGCGCCGACGACGCTCGACGGCCACGGCGCGTTCCAGGACACCAGTGGGGACAACGGCAGCCTGGACGGGCATGCATTGTTCTCGGCGGTCTCGGTGTACTGCCGCAGGGTGTTGACACCCGCCGACATCCTCACCGCGCTTCCGGAGGCGCTGGCCGCCGCTCGCACCGGTGGGCCCGCGGTGTTGTTGCTGCCCAAGAACATTCAGCAGGCCGAGCTGAGGGTGAACGGTAAGGCCGATGGCAGCGGCAATGGCCGCGCCGGGGGCAGCATCGGGACGGAGCCGCGCCATTCCGATCTGGGACCGCTCGAGCGGGCCCTGCGCGGCGTCGACGGCCCGATCACGATCATCGCCGGTGAACAGGTGGCACGTGACGACGCCCGCGCCGAACTGGAACGACTGCGGGCCACGCTGCGTGCGAGGGTGGCCACGGTGCCCGACGCCAAAGACGTGGCAGGCACCCCGGGGCTCGGCTCGTCCTCCGCGTTGGGGGTAGCCGGTGTGATGGGTCATCCCGGGGTGTCCGCTGCCGCCGCCCAGAGCGCGATGTGCCTGCTGGTCGGCACCCGCATGACGGTGACCGCCCGGGCCGGTCTCGACGAGGCGCTGGGTCAGGTGGCGACGTACTCGATCGGCTCGCAGGTGCCGTTCCCGGCGTGCACGCATGTCCACTCCGATGACCTGCGCCAGTCGCTGACGATGCTTGCCCGCGCGCTTTCAGGTCCCGGCCGGCCGGTTCAGGTGCGGGTGCCGGATCTGGTGCCGCGTACCGAACTGAGGCCACCGTCCCACGACGGCCCGGGTATCCGGTACCGCGACGCGATGGCGGTGCTCGACGAGGCCCTGCCCGACGGCACCGACATCGTCGTCGACGCGGGCAACGTCGGGGCATCGGCCATCCACTATCTGCCGGCCCGGCGTGACGGCCGCTTCATGGTGGCGCTGGGCATGGGCGGGATGGGCTACAGCTTCGGCGCGGGCATCGGGATGACGTTTCACCGGGCCTCTGCCACCGGCGCCGTGACCGACCGGCGTACGGCCGTGATCGCCGGTGACGGCTCATTCTTCATGCACGGCATGGAGATTCACACCGCGCTGCAGTACCGGCTGCCGATCACGTTCGTGCTGTTCGACAATCACGCCCACGCCATGTGCGTCACCCGCGAACAGCTGTTCTACGACGATCGCTACTCCTACAACAGGTTCGGCCCGAGCCGGCTGGGTGCCGGTCTGGCGGCGATGTTCCCGGGCCTGCCGGCATACGACGTCACCGAGCTCCGCCAACTGCCCCGGGCGCTTGGCATGGCACTGGACACCGACGGTCCGTCGGTGCTCAGCATCGAATGTTCAGCCGACGAAATCCCGCCGTTCGCAGCATTTCTGACCACAACCGACAGCACACCTTCCATTGCACAGGAGAACAGGTCCCATGTCACTGCCCGCGCTTGA